From Peromyscus maniculatus bairdii isolate BWxNUB_F1_BW_parent chromosome 8, HU_Pman_BW_mat_3.1, whole genome shotgun sequence, a single genomic window includes:
- the LOC102908769 gene encoding olfactory receptor 1 codes for MTEGNQTVVSQFLLLGLPIPPEQQHLFYSLFLAMYLITVMGNLIIIILILLDSHLHTPMYLFLSNLSFSDLCFSSVTMPKLLQNMQSQDPSIPYAGCLAQIYFFLFFGDLGNFLLVAMAYDRYVAICFPLHYNSIMSPKLCVSLVLLSWVLTTFHAMLHTLLMARLSFCKDNVIPHYFCDMSALLKLSCSDTYVNEVVIFIVVSIFLILPFALIIMSYVRIVSSILKVPSSQGIRKAFSTCGSHLSVVSLFYGTVIGLYLCPSANNSTVKDTVMSLMYTVVTPMLNPFIYSLRNRDIKEALERIFCKKKIQLNL; via the coding sequence ATGACAGAAGGGAACCAAACTGTtgtctcccagttcctcctcctggGCCTGCCCATCCCCCCAGAGCAACAGCACCTGTTCTATTCCCTGTTCCTGGCCATGTACCTCATTACTGTCATGGGgaacctcatcatcatcatcctcattctACTGGactcccatctccacacacccatgtacttgtTTCTCAGCAACttgtccttctctgacctctgcttctcctctgtcaCAATGCCCAAACTGCTGCAGAACATGCAGAGCCAGGACCCATCTATCCCTTATGCAGGCTGCCTGGCACAAATatacttctttctgttttttggagaccttgggaaCTTCCTCCTTgtggccatggcctatgaccgctatgtggccatctgcttcCCCCTTCACTACAACAGTATCATGAGTCCTAAACTCTGTGTGAGTCTGGTGTTGCTGTCCTGGGTGCTGACCACATTCCATGCCATGCTGCACACCCTGCTCATGGCCAGATTGTCTTTCTGTAAGGACAACGTGATCCCCCACTATTTCTGTGACATGTCCGCTCTGCTAAAGCTGTCCTGCTCAGACACCTATGTTAATGAGGTGGTGATATTTATTGTGGTCAGCATCTTCCTTATCCTTCCATTTGCACTCATTATCATGTCCTATGTACGAATTGTCTCCTCCATTCTCAAGGTCCCTTCTTCACAAGGTATCCGTAAAGCCTTTTCTACCTGTGGCTCCCACCTGTCTGTAGTGTCACTGTTCTATGGGACAGTCATTGGTCTCTATTTATGTCCTTCTGCTAATAACTCTACTGTGAAGGATACTGTCATGTCTTTGATGTACACAGTGGTGACCCCCATGCTGAATCCCTTCATCTACAGCCTTAGAAATAGAGACATAAAGGAGGCTCTGGAAAGAATcttttgcaaaaagaaaattcaactaAACCTATGA